A stretch of the Candidatus Margulisiibacteriota bacterium genome encodes the following:
- the dxr gene encoding 1-deoxy-D-xylulose-5-phosphate reductoisomerase translates to MKNIIILGSTGTIGLQALDVINSYPAEFKLLGISGFENVPLLTKQIKTFKPEFVAIPDPKKAEKLKDINPGTVILSGKQALQDLVSLKEADIICVSIAGIAALIPTLHAIKLGKTIALASKEVLVSAGHLVSSDLKKFKTNLYPIDSEHAAIDMCMQNYPRDTISKIILTASGGPFLHRKNLSGIKPEDALKHPNWNMGRKITIDSATLINKGLEVIEAHWLFGFGYEQIKVLVHPQSIIHGMVLLKNQAYLAQMSSTDMRIPILYALSARKITNFNHHPLDLANLKLEFMEPDLKKFKGLHLAYEVGKKGHSWPAVFNSANEEAVTLFLQNKIKFTAIYSCIEKTLEKHNEIKNPAIDDILNLDSWARNTVLAVALS, encoded by the coding sequence ATGAAAAACATTATAATCTTAGGCTCAACGGGTACTATCGGTCTGCAGGCTCTGGATGTAATTAATTCATACCCAGCAGAATTCAAACTCTTAGGTATCAGCGGATTTGAGAATGTCCCCCTGCTAACAAAACAGATAAAAACCTTTAAACCCGAGTTTGTTGCCATACCTGATCCTAAAAAAGCTGAAAAATTGAAAGACATAAACCCGGGAACTGTTATTCTGTCTGGCAAACAAGCATTGCAAGACTTGGTATCGCTGAAAGAGGCCGATATAATCTGTGTTTCAATTGCCGGCATTGCCGCACTTATCCCAACCCTGCATGCTATTAAGCTTGGCAAAACAATTGCTCTTGCTTCCAAAGAAGTGCTGGTTTCGGCCGGCCATTTGGTCAGCTCCGATTTAAAAAAATTTAAAACAAATTTGTATCCGATAGACAGTGAACACGCAGCTATTGATATGTGTATGCAAAACTATCCCCGTGATACCATCAGTAAGATTATTCTTACCGCTTCGGGCGGACCTTTTCTGCACAGAAAAAATTTATCCGGAATAAAGCCGGAAGATGCCCTGAAACATCCGAACTGGAATATGGGAAGAAAAATTACAATCGATAGCGCCACCCTGATCAATAAAGGGCTTGAGGTCATTGAGGCTCACTGGCTCTTTGGTTTCGGTTATGAGCAAATAAAAGTGTTGGTGCACCCTCAGAGTATTATTCATGGAATGGTGCTCCTGAAAAACCAGGCTTATCTGGCACAAATGAGCAGCACAGATATGCGCATTCCAATTCTTTATGCTCTAAGTGCCAGAAAAATTACAAACTTTAATCATCACCCTTTAGATCTTGCCAACCTAAAACTGGAGTTTATGGAACCTGACCTGAAAAAATTCAAAGGCTTGCATCTGGCTTACGAAGTAGGGAAAAAAGGGCACTCCTGGCCCGCGGTATTTAACAGTGCTAATGAGGAAGCTGTAACCCTGTTTTTACAAAATAAAATTAAATTTACTGCCATTTACAGCTGTATAGAAAAAACGCTGGAAAAACATAATGAAATAAAGAATCCTGCCATTGATGACATCCTGAATCTGGACAGTTGGGCAAGAAACACGGTTTTGGCGGTAGCTCTCTCATGA